TTTCCCCTTTGAATTTCAATTGTCAATACTCGCTCTCCATTAGAACTTATGGCTTTCTCTAACTCCTCCCATGTATTTATCTTTGTATTATTTACCATTACAATTTTGTCCCCCGGCAAAATTCCTGCTTTTTCAGCGGGATAGCCTTCCATTACGGATTTTACCTGTGGTATCGGACTTCCTATATTAAAAAATACAATAAAAAGCAATAAAAAAGCTAATAATATATTCATTAAAGGACCTGCAGCAAAGACAGCTAACCTTACAGGCCAAGGCTTATTTACTATAGCCCGCGGGTCATTAGATTTTTCATCTTCACCTTCTAAAGCAACATAACCACCGAATAGCAATGCTCTAAAAGAATACTCTGTTTCTCCGTATTTCTTTTTAAAAAGTCGTGGACCAAAGCCAATAGAAAATTCATTTACTCTAGCTCCAGAAAGTTTTGCAACGATAAAATGTCCAAATTCGTGAAACATTACTAAAACGCTTAAAACAATTATACTTATCAATATTGTCAAAATGTATCACCTCATATATTTTTTTGCTATTTTTTCCTTAACCTCTTTATCCACATTTATTATATCATCTAAAGTTGGATTTTGTATATTATTATGTTCTTTCATGCTTTCCTCTATGATTTCAGCTATTTGCAAAAATTCTATTTTTTTATTTAAAAACAGTGACACAGCTATTTCATCAGCCGCATTTAACACTGTAGTCATCGTGCCGCCAATTTTTAAAGCCTCATATGCCAACGACAAACATCTAAAAGTTTCTAAATCGGGTTTTTCAAAAGTTAGCTGAGTTGTAAGAGAAAAATCTAAAAAATTTATTCCATTTATGTAATTGCGAGTAGGATAATTTAATGCATACTGAATAGGTATCCTCATATCGGCAGTAGCCAATTGTGCAATTACACTACCATCTATATATTCTACCATTGAGTGAATTATACTCTGGGGATGCACAATCACATCAATTTTATCTTCAGAAATGTCAAAGAGCCATTTTGCTTCTATTACTTCAAACCCTTTATTCATCAAAGTGGCAGAATCTATCGTGATTTTTTTCCCCATTTTCCAATTAGGATGATTTAGAGCCTCATTTACAGTTACTTTTCTCAAATCTTCTTTTTTCTTCCCCCTAAAAGGACCTCCAGAGGCTGTTAAAATCAATCGAGATACTTCTTTTTTGTCATTTCCTCTTAAACATTGGAGTATAGCAGAGTGTTCACTATCTACAGGTAAAAGAGTTATATCCTTCTTTTTTACCAAACCCATCACAATTTGTCCAGCTGTTACAAGTACTTCTTTATTCGCTAAAGCGATATCTTTTCCCCTCTGGATAGCTGTAACTGTTGGAATAAGGCCAGCAATCCCTTCTACGGCTACCACCACTAAATCGGCATCGTACTTCACAATTTCTTGAAGCCCTTTGCTGCCAGTTAGAATTTCGACATTTTTCTTTAGATTCTCTCTTAATTGGTTAGCTTTATCTTCATCTTTTACTGCTACAACTTTAGGATTAAATTCTCTAATTTGTTTCGATAAAAGTTCTACATTGTTATAAGCTGTAAGTCCTACTATTTCAAAATTTTCTCTAAAATTTTTTATTACGTCTAATGTTTGCGTACCGATAGAACCAGTTGAGCCGAGAATTATTACCTTTTTCATGAAGTACATCCCTTTCTAAATTAAGTACTGAAAAATAAAGTATATGAAAGGAGAAACAAATAAAATACTATCAAATCTATCTAAAATTCCTCCATGGCCAGGAATTGTATTTCCAAAATCTTTAATGTAACAATTTCTTTTTATAAAGGAAGCAATTAAATCTCCACATTGAGCAATCAAACTGCCAAATAAACCTATAATTACAGAAAGATATATACTGACATTCGATTGAGGAAATAACCAAACAAATACAGCACAGCTTATGGTAGAGCCTATGATTCCTCCAATCGCTCCTTCTATCGTCTTTTTGGGACTGATTGTAGGAGCAAGTTTGTGCTTTCCAAAAAATCTACCGGTAAAATAGGCAAAAGTATCTGTCATCCAAGAGACTATAAAAACAAACCATACTATGTACATTCCTTCAGGCATTTCTCTAAGTTTTTGTATGTATAAAAAGAAAAGAGGTATATAAATGATTCCCATTAAAGTTAGAGCGTAATCTTTGAGATTATATTTTTTATTAGTCAAAAACAGCAAAAAAAGCATCATTGTGATTATAACTAATACATCTACTTTTGCGATTTTACTTTCTAAAAAATATAAAAGGATTGCTGACAAGTATCCAAAAATTTTTACAGGCCGTACCCCAATATTTTTTGTAGCATTATAAAATTCATTAAGTCCTAATATGCTTACTAAAACTAATGCAATTTTAAGCATATTTCCCCCTTTTATTAAAATGAAAAATAAAATTGGCAAGCCTACTATCGCACTTATAACTCTTGTTTTTAGCATATTTATTTACCACTCCTTACTATACTCCCCCAAATCTTCTTTGGCGAGTTTGGTAATACAATATTGCTTCAATAAGATGTTCTTTGCCAAAATCCGGCCACAGTACCTCTGTAAACCAAAGCTCAGAATAAGCAGATTGCCATAATAAGAAATTGCTCAATCTTTTTTCTCCACTTGTTCTTATTATAAGATCTGGATCTGGCTGGTTTTTAGTATACAAATTTTCACTTATAGTTTGTTCTGTAATTTCCTCAATGGACAATTCTTTATTTAAAATCTTTGTGCAAATTTTTTTCACAGCCTTTACTATTTCATCTCTTCCGCCATAATTTAACGCTATATTAAGTACAAGGCCAGAGTTGTTTTTTGTTACATTTTGCGCCCGATCTATTTCAATTTTACACTTCTCTGGTAAAACAGAAATATCCCCTATGAAGTTAATCAATACATTATTTTTATTCAATTCATCTACTTCTTTAGAGAGATATTCAACGAGTAAATCCATTAAAAAATTTACTTCTTCTTTAGGTCTTTTCCAGTTTTCAGTTGAAAAAGCGTATAAAGTTAAATATTTTATCCCTAATTCTCTAGAGGCTTTTACAACCTCTCTTACAGCATTAACACCAGCTTTATGGCCATAAAATCTCATCATCCCTCTTTTTTGAGCCCATCTTCCATTTCCATCCATGATAATACCTATGTGAATAGGCAATTTATTTTTATCAATCTTGTCACTCAAGTCTCTATTTTTTTGTCTAAAAAACACCATTTATTTTCCTCCTCATTTTATAAGGGCACCCCCTCGTCAGAGGGGGATTAAATTCTAATAACAGTAATTTCAAGAATGTTATTTTGTTCTTTTATCCTGGCAACTTTTAAACGAGAACCCTCATATTTAAAAATAGATTTTGTCTCTACAACGTTAAATTTTAAGTCCTTAGGTAATTTTTCTATTATTTTATGTAAATCCATTCCTATAAAATTATTATAATAATCTGTCAAATTTCCATTATCTCCTTTTCTTTAGCTTCCACCGCTTTGTCTATCTCTTTAATATATTTGTCAGTTAATTTTTGAATTTCTTCTTCTCTCTTTTTTCTTTCATCTTCCGAAATTTCGCCGTTTTTTTCCATCTTTTTTACAGCATCATTAGCATCTCTTCTTATTTGCCTTACTGCTACTTTTGCCTCTTCTGCTTTTTTATGAACTAACTTTACCAATTCTTTTCTTCTTTCTTCAGTCAATTCAGGAAAAACTAATCTTAACACTTTACCGTCAGAAACTGGATTAATTCCTAAATCTGATTTCTGTATTGCTTTTTCAATATCGCTTATTTTTGAAACATCCCACGGTTGTACAACTAGTACTCTTGGCTCCGGAGCTGTAATGGTGGCTAATCTGTTAAGAGGAGTTGGAGTACCATAATAATCTACCATAATTCGGTCAAGTAGTGCAGGATTTGCTCTACCTGCTCTTATAGCAGCTAATTCGTTTTTTAAAACGCTCAAAGATTTTTGCATTTTTTCTTCGCTAGCTTTTAAATAATCACTCATACTTAAACCTCCTTCACTATTGTACCAATATCTTTTCCTGTTACTACTTTCTTTATATTTCCGTAGGTAGTAAGGTCAAAAACTATGATTGGTATTTTATTGTCCATGCATAAAGAAGTTGCTGTTGAATCCATTACTCCTAAACCTTTGTTTAAAACATCTAAATAAGATAATTCTTTAAATTTTACAGCGTCTTTGTATTTATTTGGGTCTTTGTCATAGACTCCATCTACTTTTTTAGCTAATAGTATGACCTCCGCATCTATTTCTGCTGCTCTTAATGAAGCAGCAGTATCAGTTGAAAAGAAGGGATTCCCTGTCCCAGCAGCAAATATAACAACTCGTCCTTTTTCTAAGTGTCTTATTGCTCTTCTGCGTATATAGGGTTCTGCAATTGCTCTCATCTCAATAGCAGTCTGAACTCTTGTGGGAACTCCCCGTTGCTCTAAAGCATCTTGCAGTGCAAGAGCATTAATTACAGTCGCAAGCATTCCCATGTGGTCTGCAGTAGTTCTGTCCATCCCAATACCTTCTCTTCCCCGCCATATATTTCCTCCGCCAACTACAAGACCAATTTGAACTCCCATTTCTTTCACTTCTTTTATCTCGTCTGCTATTCGATTAACGGTGTCAAAATCGATTCCAAATCCCTTATTTCCTGCCAAAGCTTCTCCTGAGATTTTCAGAACTACTCGCTTGTAAACAACTGACGACACAATAACACCCCATTCTTATAAGTTCTATAAAAATTTTGAAAATCCTTCTTAATCTTTTAAGTAATTTATAAAAATGGGACACAACCGTGTCCCTATGTGGTTGCCTATTTAATTTTATTACTCATTTGAGGAAGTTTCAATACCTTCTCCTCTTTCAAATCTGACAAATCTTCTTATTACAATGTTTTCTCCTAATTTTGCAATCGTCTCATTTAACAAATCTTTCACTGTTTTTTCTGGGTCTCTAATGTATTCTTGTTCTAACAAGCAATTCTCTTTGTAAAATTTTTCAATACGTCCTTCAACTATTCTATCTACGACATTTTGGGGTTTCCCTTCATTTAACGCCTGTGCTTTTAAAATTTCTCTTTCTTTTTCCAAAACAGCTTGTGGCACATCTTCACGAGAAATATACTTTGGATTTGCGGCAGCAATTTGCATGCATATTTCTTTAACAAAATTTTTAAATTCATCAGTATTTGCAACAAAATCTGTCTCACAATTTACTTCTACTAAAACCCCTATTCTTCCACCACTGTGTATGTAGGCATCAACTAAGCCTTCATTAGCAACTCTACCTGCTTTTTTAGCAGCAGCAGCCAATCCCTTCTCTCTTAAAATATCTATGGCCTTTTCCATATCTCCATTTGCTTCCATTAAAGCTTTTTTACAATCCATCATTCCAGCGCCAGTTCGTTCTCTTAATTCTTTAACAGCTTGTGCTGATATCATTAGAAAAACCTCCTTAGATAATGATAAATGATATACAATAGTGGTAAGGAGCTTTGCCTTTTTCCTTACCACTAGACCAAAATTTTCACTCTTCTGAAGCAGCAAATTGTTCGCCTTGATTGCCTTCAATCACTGCATCTGCAATCTTTGAAGTAATAAGCTTGACAGCTCTTATAGCATCATCATTTCCTGGAATAGGATAATCGATTAGCTCAGGATCGCAATTGGTATCTACAATAGCTACAATTGGTATTTCCAAGCTTCGAGCTTCTGCCACAGCGATAGCTTCTTTTTTGGGGTCAACTATGAATAAAGCGGAAGGCAGAGACTGCATATTCTCTATTCCGCCCAAAAATTTCTGCAATCTTTCCTTTTCTTTTCTAAGTTTTATTACCTCTTTTTTAGGAAGAACATCAAAAGTTCCATCTTCCTCCATTTTTTTAAGTTCTTTTAATCGTTGAATCCTTCCTCTAATTGTTTTAAAATTAGTTAGGGTTCCACCTAACCACCTTTGATTTACATAAAACATACCACATCTTTCTGCTTCTTCCTTAATAGAATCCTGAGCCTGTTTCTTGGTCCCAACAAAAAGAATAGTGCCTCCTTCCATGGCCAACTTTTTGACAAATTCATAAGCTTGTTCCAGTTTTTCTACCGTTTGTTGTAAATCAATGATGTAAATTCCATTTCTTTCTGTAAAAATATAAGGAGCCATTTTAGGGTTCCATCTTCTTGTTTGATGACCAAAATGTACCCCTGCCTCTAATAACTGCTTCATTGAAATTACCGACATACATTACACCTCCTATGGTTATTCCTCCGCCTAAATCCTCTTGCAAAAAGACCTTTTCAGGCACCCTTTTTGCAATCATTAGGCGTGTGTTATTGACTGACAATGAATACTATATTATATATTTTGCTAAATGTCAATATATTATCACACTTTTATGTCTAAATGGCCTATGTTTTTTTTACGTTTTTTATCCTTATCTTTTTCCTGCTTATTTTTTTGTTCAGAGTTTCGACGATCTTTTATAAGAGTTTTTTCTGTTTTCTCGAGTTCATTAGGCTTTGTCTTCTTTATTTCATTTTCTCTATTAGAAAGGGTTGTTATTTGCTGAGAATAAATGATAGGCTTTTGAAGGTCAATTTGTTTCAAATTTCCTACCTCTACAGTACGGGGTAGAATAGATTTTAAATCAATAGGGACATTGGAGGACATAAAATTCATCTCCTTATTTTAGAGGAAAAAATTTTATTTCTTCCTCATTTTTTATAAACATAGCATATTTAATAGGTTCTTGTATTTTTAAAGTCACGTCATCAATGACGAGTTTAGTTCCTGGAAATATTGTATCAAAAACTTTTATAATTCCAATACTAGAACTTTTTATTTCCTCCTTTAAAGAATTTAATTCCTCACTTAGACGATGATTTAGAGAAATTAAATCTTGGAAAGATTTTTTAGCTTTATGATAAATCTCTTCTTTATCAGGAGGTAAGTTTTCGATTTTTTCTATGTACTTAAGAATTTTTCCTATTTTTTCTAATTGGGCATTGTTTTGTTCTATTTGACAAGTTAATTCCGCTATTTTCAGTCTCTTTTGAGGCAGTATACCTACTTGTAATTCTGTATACGTTCCCATTTTTGAACCAATATTTGCCGCTGAAATTTCTCTTGCAGCTACAATTTTACTGCCAATAATTTGGCTTTTATTTCCTAAAAGTTTTACACTTCCTCCTGCTTTTACATCGCAATAAATTATCGCTTCACTGTATATATCTTCTCCGGCTTCTACACTGCAGTTTTGTAAATACTTTGCTGTAATATTTCCTTCTGCGATAATTTTTGCCCTTCCAGCGCCCTGTACTCCTTTATGAATACTGATATTCCCTTTTGCTATTATAGTGGCTGCTTCCACTACTCCAAAAATTTCTATATTACCTTCACTTTCAACAGTAAAACCTGATTTAACATTTCCAGTAATTTTTACACTTGCTACCGTTTTTATGTTTCCTACAGAAGTGTCGACTTCTTTTACTTCCAAAAGAGTATGTACTTCTATTTTGTTGTTTAAAACCACAATATGGCCATCTACAGCAGCTACAAGCTTATCCTCATCAATATAAGTATTTTTTCCAAGAGGAAGTCTTACATCTTTGCCGCCTAGAGCATCAACTTTTTGTCCAAAAACATTAATTCCTGGTTGTCCTTCAGTAGGATTTATTTTTCGAGCTATTATTTGGCCCTTTTTAACGTTTTTAAACAAGTCCAAATTTTTATAGTCTACACTTCCGTCCTCCAAAATTTTTGGGGTTGCAGCACTTTCTACGTCTATCTCAAAAATTATCTTTCCATCTTCTCCATTTATAGGCTTTTTACCTTCTGCAATTAATACACCTTTTACCTTTTTCAAATCTTTACAAATATTATCTATAACATCGAATTTTATTCCATATACTATATTATGTTTTGCTATTTCTTGTAATAAAACTTCTTTATTAATACTAATGCCATTGGGGTCTTCAATTAAAGTCAAATAAGCTTGTTGTTTATCTCTTGATACGTCAACAAGTACTTTATACTTTTTTTCATCCATTTTAAAGCCCCCATTTTAAAAGTATTCGCCTAACATTTCCCTTATCCTTTTAATAGCTTTTGTATGAATTTGTGATATTCTAGACTCTGTTAAATTCAAAATTTTGCTTATGTCTTTGTAGTTTAAATCTTCATAATAATACAATGTTATAACTAATCTTTCCTTATCTGGTAAACTCTCAATAGCACTTGCTAGCTTTCTTTTTAGTTCTTTGTACAATACTTCTTCTTCTGGATTTTTTAATTCTACATTTGAAATAGCATGTAATTTAAAATTATTTTCAATAGCTTCCTCTAAAGAATTAACATTAGAAACATTGATATAACTTAAAGTTTTTAAAACGTCTATTTCATTTAAGCCGCAAGCTTCTGTTATTTCTTCAACTGTAGGTTCTCTATTATATTTTTGTTGAAGTGTTTCTACGGTTTCTTCTATTTTTTTGTACTTCTTTTTGAGGCTTCGAGGCATCCAATCTTTTCTTCGCAAATAGTCTATTATTTCTCCTCTTATTCTTAAAGTAGCGTAAGTTTCAAATTTTACACCTTTACTAGGCTGATATTTTTCAATTGCATCGATAAGGCCAATTACTCCTTGATTTATTAAGTCTTCATATTCAGATTGAGTAATATCAGAAATAATGAGTTTTTTAACAATATGTTTGACAAGTGGCATATACTTGATTATTATTTCATTTCGTAAATTTGGGTCTTTATTAGAATTATAAGTTTTCCATATATCCTCCTCCGCTAATGACATACAAAATTCCCCCAATTTTTAAATATATTTTATTCCATAACCAATAGTTTTAACTAATAGTCTTCCATCCTCAGAATA
The sequence above is a segment of the Thermoanaerobacter ethanolicus JW 200 genome. Coding sequences within it:
- the tsf gene encoding translation elongation factor Ts, giving the protein MISAQAVKELRERTGAGMMDCKKALMEANGDMEKAIDILREKGLAAAAKKAGRVANEGLVDAYIHSGGRIGVLVEVNCETDFVANTDEFKNFVKEICMQIAAANPKYISREDVPQAVLEKEREILKAQALNEGKPQNVVDRIVEGRIEKFYKENCLLEQEYIRDPEKTVKDLLNETIAKLGENIVIRRFVRFERGEGIETSSNE
- the rseP gene encoding RIP metalloprotease RseP, whose amino-acid sequence is MTILISIIVLSVLVMFHEFGHFIVAKLSGARVNEFSIGFGPRLFKKKYGETEYSFRALLFGGYVALEGEDEKSNDPRAIVNKPWPVRLAVFAAGPLMNILLAFLLLFIVFFNIGSPIPQVKSVMEGYPAEKAGILPGDKIVMVNNTKINTWEELEKAISSNGERVLTIEIQRGNQILQKQVKPIFDKNASKVMIGIVPDYERSISLAFKTAINQTIYFSKLIILSLVMLVTGKVSVNDIMGPVGIVQAVGTVAKTGVINLLAFSALISVNLGLFNLLPLPALDGGRILFVLAEAVRGKPLPPEKEGYIHYLGFLLLIALLIFATYRDILRIF
- a CDS encoding 1-deoxy-D-xylulose-5-phosphate reductoisomerase translates to MKKVIILGSTGSIGTQTLDVIKNFRENFEIVGLTAYNNVELLSKQIREFNPKVVAVKDEDKANQLRENLKKNVEILTGSKGLQEIVKYDADLVVVAVEGIAGLIPTVTAIQRGKDIALANKEVLVTAGQIVMGLVKKKDITLLPVDSEHSAILQCLRGNDKKEVSRLILTASGGPFRGKKKEDLRKVTVNEALNHPNWKMGKKITIDSATLMNKGFEVIEAKWLFDISEDKIDVIVHPQSIIHSMVEYIDGSVIAQLATADMRIPIQYALNYPTRNYINGINFLDFSLTTQLTFEKPDLETFRCLSLAYEALKIGGTMTTVLNAADEIAVSLFLNKKIEFLQIAEIIEESMKEHNNIQNPTLDDIINVDKEVKEKIAKKYMR
- the pyrH gene encoding UMP kinase, which encodes MSSVVYKRVVLKISGEALAGNKGFGIDFDTVNRIADEIKEVKEMGVQIGLVVGGGNIWRGREGIGMDRTTADHMGMLATVINALALQDALEQRGVPTRVQTAIEMRAIAEPYIRRRAIRHLEKGRVVIFAAGTGNPFFSTDTAASLRAAEIDAEVILLAKKVDGVYDKDPNKYKDAVKFKELSYLDVLNKGLGVMDSTATSLCMDNKIPIIVFDLTTYGNIKKVVTGKDIGTIVKEV
- the frr gene encoding ribosome recycling factor, with product MSDYLKASEEKMQKSLSVLKNELAAIRAGRANPALLDRIMVDYYGTPTPLNRLATITAPEPRVLVVQPWDVSKISDIEKAIQKSDLGINPVSDGKVLRLVFPELTEERRKELVKLVHKKAEEAKVAVRQIRRDANDAVKKMEKNGEISEDERKKREEEIQKLTDKYIKEIDKAVEAKEKEIMEI
- a CDS encoding FliA/WhiG family RNA polymerase sigma factor translates to MSLAEEDIWKTYNSNKDPNLRNEIIIKYMPLVKHIVKKLIISDITQSEYEDLINQGVIGLIDAIEKYQPSKGVKFETYATLRIRGEIIDYLRRKDWMPRSLKKKYKKIEETVETLQQKYNREPTVEEITEACGLNEIDVLKTLSYINVSNVNSLEEAIENNFKLHAISNVELKNPEEEVLYKELKRKLASAIESLPDKERLVITLYYYEDLNYKDISKILNLTESRISQIHTKAIKRIREMLGEYF
- a CDS encoding isoprenyl transferase, translated to MVFFRQKNRDLSDKIDKNKLPIHIGIIMDGNGRWAQKRGMMRFYGHKAGVNAVREVVKASRELGIKYLTLYAFSTENWKRPKEEVNFLMDLLVEYLSKEVDELNKNNVLINFIGDISVLPEKCKIEIDRAQNVTKNNSGLVLNIALNYGGRDEIVKAVKKICTKILNKELSIEEITEQTISENLYTKNQPDPDLIIRTSGEKRLSNFLLWQSAYSELWFTEVLWPDFGKEHLIEAILYYQTRQRRFGGV
- the rpsB gene encoding 30S ribosomal protein S2, yielding MSVISMKQLLEAGVHFGHQTRRWNPKMAPYIFTERNGIYIIDLQQTVEKLEQAYEFVKKLAMEGGTILFVGTKKQAQDSIKEEAERCGMFYVNQRWLGGTLTNFKTIRGRIQRLKELKKMEEDGTFDVLPKKEVIKLRKEKERLQKFLGGIENMQSLPSALFIVDPKKEAIAVAEARSLEIPIVAIVDTNCDPELIDYPIPGNDDAIRAVKLITSKIADAVIEGNQGEQFAASEE
- a CDS encoding phosphatidate cytidylyltransferase yields the protein MLKTRVISAIVGLPILFFILIKGGNMLKIALVLVSILGLNEFYNATKNIGVRPVKIFGYLSAILLYFLESKIAKVDVLVIITMMLFLLFLTNKKYNLKDYALTLMGIIYIPLFFLYIQKLREMPEGMYIVWFVFIVSWMTDTFAYFTGRFFGKHKLAPTISPKKTIEGAIGGIIGSTISCAVFVWLFPQSNVSIYLSVIIGLFGSLIAQCGDLIASFIKRNCYIKDFGNTIPGHGGILDRFDSILFVSPFIYFIFQYLI
- a CDS encoding DUF342 domain-containing protein — encoded protein: MDEKKYKVLVDVSRDKQQAYLTLIEDPNGISINKEVLLQEIAKHNIVYGIKFDVIDNICKDLKKVKGVLIAEGKKPINGEDGKIIFEIDVESAATPKILEDGSVDYKNLDLFKNVKKGQIIARKINPTEGQPGINVFGQKVDALGGKDVRLPLGKNTYIDEDKLVAAVDGHIVVLNNKIEVHTLLEVKEVDTSVGNIKTVASVKITGNVKSGFTVESEGNIEIFGVVEAATIIAKGNISIHKGVQGAGRAKIIAEGNITAKYLQNCSVEAGEDIYSEAIIYCDVKAGGSVKLLGNKSQIIGSKIVAAREISAANIGSKMGTYTELQVGILPQKRLKIAELTCQIEQNNAQLEKIGKILKYIEKIENLPPDKEEIYHKAKKSFQDLISLNHRLSEELNSLKEEIKSSSIGIIKVFDTIFPGTKLVIDDVTLKIQEPIKYAMFIKNEEEIKFFPLK